The sequence CACGGCCACGGCCTGAAGGCTCGCCCAGAAAGGAGCACCGTCCTCGTTCAGAAGGGACACCTCACAGACTTGTCTTCCAGGCCCTGCGAAGACCTTCTCAAGGAAAGCCAGGAAGACCGGCTGGCTCGTCGAGCTCAAGAAATGCGGCAAGCGGCGGCCGATCAGTCGGGACCGCTCCACGCCCAGCAAGGCGGCCCCCGTCAGGTTTACCTCAGAGATCAGGCCCTGTTCATCGATGGAGAAATAGCCGACCGGGGCGAAATCGTAGAGATCGGTGTATTTCTCCAGCATCGCCTCCATCTGGTCCCTGGCTTCCAAAAGTTCGGCGTTCTGCATCTCCAGTTCGACCTGGTGGACCTGCAATTCATGGAGGAGCCTCTGCGTATCGGCGTCCGTTCGGGGCGTGCCCCCTTGCTGCCCTCTGAGCCGCTCTTCGGCGCGGCGACGCAGTTCGGCGGCATCGGCGGAAAGATTCGGTTTGTTCGGCATGGCAAGATCTTTCATGTTCTACCGGACCCTGGCGATCTGTCGGCGCGATTCTTGATCCGTTTGCGTGCAAGCGCATCAGCCTGCGAACTCTTGCCGGTCTTCCTCTTCGCCGTCTTTCCGGACCCGCCCGCGGCCCGGTCTTCCATCGCGGCTTGCTTGTCCCGCAATTTGGCCTCCAGTGTCTTGGCGGCGGTAATGTCTGCGAAGGTGATCACCACGCCGTCAATCCGGTCATCCAGAGTGCGGTAGGGCATGATGCGCACGGTGAACCAGCGGCCGTCACACGTGGCCACCGGCTTCTCCGTCGCGACCAGTGTGCGCAGCACGTCGTGCACGTCAGCCGCCAGCGTCGGATAGTTCAGGTCCGAGACCAGGTCGGTGATGGGCCGCCCCACGTCGCCCGGGATGAGCTTGATGATCTTTGTTGCCTGGGTGGTGAACCGCCGGACGCGGAGATCCTTGTCGAGAAACAGGGTCGCGATGTCTGTGCTTTCGAGCAGGTTCTTCATGTCGCTGCTGGCCCGCGACAGCTCGTCCACCTTGACCTGCAACTCGGCGTTGAGCGTCTGGAGTTCCTCGTTCATGGACTGCATCTCCTCCTTCGAGGTGGTGAGTTCCTCGTTGGTGGATTGCAGTTCTTCATTCGTGGATTGCAGCTCCTCGTTGGCGGACCGGAGTTCCTCCTGCGAGGTCTGCATCTCTTCTCGCGTCGCCCGTGCCTCGGCGCGGACCCGCAGGAGTTCCTGCTCCAGGGCGGCGATGGGGGCGTGAGGTTTGGGCGATCGGAGCGGCGCCTCGGCGGCCACAGGCGCGGCCACGTCGATGAACACGATCATCACCAACCCCTGTAGTGGTCCGGGATCGTCGAGTCGCTGGACGGTCACGTCCACGCACTGCTCTGTACCGTTGGTCCCGACCTTGAGGCCATGGAGCGTAACGCACCCGCTCTGGCCGAGGGCTTGGCGGAAGGCGCCGGCGAGCTCGAGGCGCAATCCTTCACGGGCCATGGCGAAGATGTTCCAGTTGGCCTTGCCGGCGGCCGGCTCCAGGTACTTGCCCGTCCGACCGCTGACGTAAAAGATGTCGCCCTTGTCATTGACGAGCACCGCCGGCGGGGCATAACGCTGCAGGACCAGTTCATCGGCAAGGGTCTGGAGACTGGGAGGCGCTTTCGACACATCGCGCACGTCCGTCTCGGGGCGTGTGATAGAGGCGAATGCCGGGGGAAAATCGCGGGGTTCCGGCCGTGAGGTGGACTCGATCCGTCGAAAGATCCTCGATTTTGTGCTGATCGGGGCAAACTGGTCGGTGAAGCTCCCGACTGCCTCGGCGTTGCCGAGAAACAGGATGCCGCCGGGGTTGAGGCTGTAGTGGAAGAGCGGCAGGAGTTTTTTCTGCATCTCCGGGGCCAGGTAGATCAGCAGGTTTCGGCAACTGAGGATATCCAGCTTGGTAAAGGGCGGGTCCATGATGAGGTTCTGCGGCGCAAAGATCACCGTCTCTCGGATCTCTTTGCGCACCCGGTAGAGGTGTTCTTCTTTGGAGAAGAACCGGCTCAGCCGCCCCGGCGACACACCTGCGGCGATATTGTCGGGATAGACGCCCTGGCGGGCCTTGTCAATAGCGTCCCGGTCCAGGTCGGTGGCGAAGATCTGCAGGGTATAACGGCCCTCCGCCTCGACCTGCTCGATCGCCTCTCGGAACACGATGGCCAGGGAATAGGCCTCCTCCCCGGTGGAGCAGCCGGGCACCCACGCCCGCAGCGCCCGGCCGGGTGATCGGGCGGCGATGAGCGCCGGGAGGACCTGTTCGCGCAGGTGCTCCCAGGCGGCGGGGTCGCGGAAGAAGCTCGTCACACCAATCAACAACTCCTTAAAGAGCAGGTCCAGCTCTTGGGAGTTCTCCCGCAGGTACCGAACATAGTCGGCAATCCTGGCAATCTGGTGAATGCCCATGCGACGCTCGATCCGACGATAGATGGTGCTCTTCTTGTACAGGGAGAAGTCGTGGCCGGTGCGGGCTCGCAGCAGGATGATCGCCTTATCCATGGCGCTCTGCGTCCTGTCTTCCAGGGCGATTTCAGGCTTGGCAATGAGGGGGGTGCGCTGCAGATAGGCGATGATCCTGCCAGGCAGTTCGTCCACCGGGGCCACAATGTCGGCCAGACCCGCGTCAATGGCGCTGCGAGGCATGCCATCGAATTTGGCCGTCGCCGGCTCCTGCACCAGCACGACGCCCGCCTTCTCCTTGATGGCCCGCAAGCCCATCGTGCCATCGGAGCCCATGCCCGAGAGAATGACGCCGATGCTCCGTTCCTGCTGGTCCTCTGCCAGGGAGCAAAGGAAGAAATCGATCGGCAGGCGCAGGCCCCTGGGCGCCGCCGGCGCAAGCAGGTGCAGGACCCCGTGCAGGATGGACATATCTTTGTTGGGCGGGATCACATAGACATGGTCCGGTCGGACCTTGGTGCGATCCTTCACCTGCATCACCTTCATACCGGTGGTGCGCTGGAGCAGTTCGGGCATGATGCCCTTGTGCGTCGGATCCAGGTGCTGGACAATGACAAAGGCCATGCCGCTGCCCGTCGGCACGTGCGACAGGAAATGCTCCAAAGCATCGAGCCCTCCAGCCGAGGCGCCGATGCCGACGATGGGGAATGGAACGCTCGCCTGGGGCGGTGGTGTTTTGGGGGAGGCAGCGTTGGCAAGCTTCCTCTGGCGAGGTTTCGACGCGGATTTCCTTTTCATGGTCCTGTTCTTCGCCCCCCGTTCAATCCTGTCGTATGGGTTTCGGCTGAATACCGGCATTATCCGACTTCTGCTTTGCTCCGTCCATAGGGTAAAACCCTACCGGCCCGAGAACACCAGGTAGGGTTTCACCTTATAGAAAGCACCGGACCAGTGGTGTAGCGTATGTTCAATGAAAGACCGGGGAATCACCCCCCAAGTGGAAACCATATGGGAGCCCGGGATACGATACGGATGGCCATCCTGTCTGGTTTCAGGGCGATCAGGTACTTGTGGACTGAGATACACGCTATTTTGATAGGGTTAACGGAGGTGGTGGGCGGGTCTCGGAGAACATTCATGCACGTGATCGGCGGACTCGGGAAGATGGTTTGGGCGCAGTGGGATGAGCTGCGTCACGCGGCAGCGGTGATTGGGACGGTGCTCTACGTCAGTGTCCAGCCGCGCTACTGGGTGCGCACCGTGCGAAGAGCCTTTGTGCAACAGATAGTGACCATCGGCGTGGACTCGATCGCCCTGGTCTGCGGGATAGCGGTCTTCGTCGGAATCACCGTGGTGGTGCAACTGGCGTTCTGGGTCGAGCAGGCGGGACAGTCGCAAATGCTCGGGCCGCTGCTGGTAGCCGTCGTGGCCCGCGAGCTCAGCCCCGTGCTGATCGGCATCGTGGTGATCGTTCGCAGCGGCAGCGCGATGGTGACCGAATTGGGAATCATGAGGACCGACGGGTGCGTTGACGCGCTCGAGGCCAAGGAACTCTCGCCGTTCCTCTTTCTTGTCATGCCGCGTGTACTGGCTACAGCCGTGTCCACGTTCTGCTTGACGATCGTCTTCATTCTGGTTGCCTTTGCGAGCGGGTACCTGTTCGGGGCCATGGTGGGCACCGGCAACCGTGATTTGCTGTTGCTCATGGATACCGTGTCGCGCGCCGTTCATCCCAAGGACGTGCTCGCCATCGTGAGCAAGAGCATCGTGCCGGCCCTGTTTGCGGGCGCATCGTGCTGCATCGGCGGGCTGGATGTCGGCGAGTCCCTGACCGAAGTTCCACAGGCTACGCAGCGCGCGCTCGTGCGCTCTCTTGTCGGATTGTTCGTAATCTCCACCGTCGTGTCCTTCCTGACGTATCTGTGATGATGAAACAGCGCTTCAAATTCCGGCATGTGAACGAGATCACCGGCACGTTCGTCATTCTCGTCGTGGTGGCGCTGGTCTCCGCCATCGTGTGGACGGGCTACCGCCAGCGATGGTTCCGAGGCACCGTCACGCTGCGGATCGTTCTGCCCGAAGCGGGCGCCGCGGGCATCCGGCAGGGCTCGCAGGTGTACTTCCTGGGCACACTCGTGGGAACGGTCTTTGATGTCGTCGTCGATGAGGCCGGTCGCATGGAAGCGGGGACGACCATCCGCAGCGACTTCTTCCGGTTCGTGCGCGAGGATTCCTCGGCGGTCGTGAAAAAGAAATTCGGCGTGGCAGGCGATGCGTACTTTGAGATCACGCGCGGCCAGGGTGAGCCGTTGCCCAGAAAGGATGCCTCCATCGTCTGTAGGGAGTTGCCGGGTACGATGGAAAGTGCGATTGAGGAAGTCCGCCGTGCGGCCTTGCCGGTTCTGGAGAAATTCAGCGCGGGCCTCGACACGTGGACCACCCTCGGCGAGAAACTGAGCACCGGCGCAGACGCCTGGACGAAACTCGGCACGAATCTGGACGAGTCCCGGCAGCACTTGGATCAACTCATCGCGCGTCTCGATGGCATTGTCGCCGGCGTCGAGCAGGGCAAGGGCACCGCCGGCAAGCTCCTGACCGATTCCGCCCTCGCGGATGACTTGAAGACCATCCTCCATAAGGGCAACGTGTCCATGGATCAACTCCAAGCCATTCTGGAGGACGTGCAGCTCGCCGGCACCCATCTGTCTGCGGTCAGCGAAGCCCTGGCCATAGAGGCCGAAGATCTCCCTGGGCTGGTTCTGCAAACGCAGCAGACGTTGCACGAGTTGGAGAGACTGATCGAAGGAGTCCAAAAACACTGGCTGATCCGCAAGTACATCGAGCAGCCCCAGCCCAACACACGTATTCCACCCAGCGAGGTGGTGCCATGAGAAACTGTTTCATCGCCCTGATTCTGCTGACGCTGGTCGGCTGCGCCACCTCGCCGACCTCAACCGCGCCACCGAACGACAAGGAACTGTCGCGGACCAGCGATCGTGCCCGAGCCGCGTTTGAGGACGGTGCGACCGCCAAGGCCATCGATCTCTACTCAAAAGCACTGAGTCGGGCGTTCGCCATGGACGATGCAATCGAGATCGGCAACGCCGCCTACAACCTCGCTCTCTGCCATATCATCCTGGGGCAACTCGATCAGGCGAACGCTTCGCTGGCTGAAGCCAAGGCCGCGTTCGCGCGGAGCGGGAGCAATCCGGCCGACGTGCTGTTGTTGGAGGCAACGCTCGCTCAACGACAGGGCAGACTGGAGCAGGCGCTGTCGCTGGCCGACCAGGTGCTGTCGGCATCGCCGGACGAAAGCCATCGCTTTCAGGTCGCGCTGTTGGAGGGAACGGTTGCCTGCGGGCAGGACGATCCGGCACGCGCCAGGACCGCCCTGGTCGAGGCGGACCAGCATCAAGTCGCCAATGTCCCATTGTTGGCCGCCAGGGAACGACTCGCCGGAAACATCTTCTTGCTGGAGGGATATCCGGCCGAGGCCGCCGCGGCATTTGATCGTGCAGCCGCCTTGTTCCAGGAGGCGAAACACTATCGCGACATGGCGATCACTTTGCGGCTCGCAGGCGAAGCCTATCGGGAGGCAGGCGACACGCAACGCGCGGAGGACCGGTTGGGTCGCGCCAGACGCAGCCTGGCCGCCCAAGGGCAAGAAGCAGAATGAACGCCGTGCGAGCTTCCTCTTCTCGCCACGGATGCTGACGCGATCAACAATCCCGTGCAGGTAGGGTTACACCCCACAGACGCCGAACGACCCACGACGTAGTATACTTGAATGATCGCCTTTTCTGTCCACGCACCTATGGAACCAGGCAGAACACGGGCGGCGAAGAAGTAGGAATAAGAACATGAACTGGCGCACGGACTTCTTGTTGGCGGTGAGTATCCTGGGTGCAGCGAATCTCTCCTGCCATGGGCCCGAAACCGGGGCCGCGAGCCTATAGATAGAAATGATCTATCTGAAAATCCGGAGGATCGTGAGATCAACAAGAGATGGCATAACATCTCTGTAGGAGCCGGCGACGCCAGGGCGTTCACACTGGGGGAGATGATCGTGGTCATCTCCATCATTTCGGTGCTTATGAGCGTTCTTGTCCCGGCGGCGAACCTCGTGAGGCGGCAGGCTCGCGCGGTCCTGGGAATGTATAACCAGAAAGAAGTCGGCAACGCGCTGATGTTATACTCGATGGACAACAACGATCGATACCCGCAGTCGGTGGCGACTGTAGGAACCGGTGATGACTGGAGTTGGTCGGATCCCAGCAAACTGGTTGGTATCACAGAGCGAAGTCCTCAGCTTCATCGTTCGATGAGCGCCTATCTGGCCGCATACATTCCCGACGCCAAGACGGTGTTCTGTCCAAGCGCCCCCCGACAATACAAATACCTTCAGGAGGCTTGGGACACAGGAGACGCCTGGAATAACCCGGACACGGAGCCCCGGACCGATCCCCTCGGCGGGACATATTGTTTCTACTGGAACTACACCGGCTATCTCTCTGAATCGCAGACGCTGTTCCGAGGTCCGACGGGCCCGGCCAGCACGGGTCGCTACAATCAGCTCCTGGTCACGGACTATTTCGGCTACGATCACTGGCGCAGCCCCGACGCGTTCGGTAGCTGCGAGAGGCTAAGCGGGGCCAAGGTCGTGGAAGAGACCCAGTTGCTGTCGTCGTACTGGGCTGTCGAAGGCGATCCGGAGGTGGCCATGCCAAAAGTGAAATTGCGGGCGGCCTATACCGATGGGCACGTCGAGACCTATTCGTCGTCGGACGTGGTGCCCATGAAGATCTCCACGACGCCCCAAGGCATTCCGCCTTATCCCGACGGCTTTGCAGGCGGCACGTTCTTCGTTCCGAAGAACATCCTTCTGAAGCAGCAACTCGCGCCGCAGGGCCAAGGCCTTTCGAATTCCCCCGGCGACCCGGTCTCTTTCCGGGGAGCGCGCCCAACAATCTCACGCAGGTAGGGTTACACCCCACAGACGCCGAACGACCCGCGACGTAGTATGCTTCATTGGTCGCCTCTTCTGTTCAGGAGCATATGGAACCAGGCAGAACACGGGCGGCGAAGAAGAAGGAATAGGAACATGAACTGGCGCACGGACTTCTTGTTGGCGGTGAGTATCCTGGGTGCAGCGAATCTCTCCTGCCATGGGCCCGAAACCGGGGCCGCGAGCCTGAGGATCGGAGCCGAGTCGGACACATCGAGCCCCACTCAAGGCTCTCTCGACATGGAGACTCCCAACGCAGAGATCGAAGCCAGGTTGCTCGAATCGAAACGAAGCCAAGAGTCGCGCATTGAGAAGATGCGCTATCAAGAGGAACTGATTACGCTGGCTGGTATCGTCACGTCTTTCCTGTGAGGGATCGATGCAGAACCGTGGATGGATGCGGGTGTACCAGCCGGCATCGAATCCGAGACACGCTGAAAGGAGACCAACATGCAGACTGAACAATCCGGGATGGTTGAGAAGGTAAGAGATGCGGTTGTTGCCGCGATCGAAGTGACGGGCGACATCGTGCAGGCGACGGTCAATACCATTGCCGAAACGCTCGCGACGACGATCGACGGCACCGGCAAGGTGGGCATGTCCGTAACCGAGGCCATTGCCGACGTTGTGAGCGGCGCCATCCGCGGCGCCGTGCAGGTCGGGGCCAACCTGGGGCATGCCGCCAAAGGGACCATGGTCGGGGTGTTGCGCGGCACCAAGGCGGCAGGGACGGAGGTTCTGGATACGATCAGGCACACCGCCCATGTCACGATCCACGACGCAGCCGAGGTGGGTGGAGACCTCGGCGCCGCTGCCACGGGTCTCGTCGAAGGGGCAATCGAAGGCGCCAAGGAATTGGGGGTCCGCGTCGAGGACGCCGCATCGGCGGCGGCCGATGGAGCGTTGGAAGCGGCTGGCGAGGTGGGCTCGACGGCCGTGGAGACGGTTCGCAGAGCAGTGACCAAGTCCTCCCACGACGCCAAGGTCGTGCTGAAGCAACCCAAGATGGCCGTCTCCAAGAACAAATAGAAGAATGGATCGCTGCTGGCTGGTGCTCGGCGCATCCGTTGGCGGTGAATCCGAATAGATCAATAGGGGGATCACATGTTGTGGACGATTGCTGTCATCCTGGCGATTCTGTGGCTGCTGGGGCTGCTGAGCAGTTACACAATGGGAGGGTTCGTTCATCTCCTGCTGGTGCTTGCCATCGTCGTGGTACTGGTCAGGGTCATTCAGGGACGACGAGTAACGTAACAAGCGGTAGGCGTGTTGTATTGAGGCAGAGAAACGGGAGGTTCTATGAGATCCAAAATGATCGTTGCCGTCATTCTGATCGGGCTCGGCATCGTGGTGCTCGCGTATTCGGGCATCACGTACAAGACCAGAGGAAAGCCCGTCGAGATCGGCCCGCTGCACATCGAGACCACAAAGAGCCACTTCATTCCCCCGGTCGCCGGAGCGGTCGCGCTGGTCGGCGGCATCGTGTTGCTCGCACTGGACACTCGGAAGGCATGATTCAGAGAGACCACAAAGGAGACAAGCCATGACTTGGCATTGAGTCACAGAGCAACACAACCACATGGAACAACAACCAATCCACACAATAATCAAGGTTCAGATGGAGATGTACCATGAAATCACAACAGATCTGCACATGTGTCTTCGCGGTCGCTGTGGTGGCCCTTCTGGCACTGGCCGTGTTTGTCGGCGGATGCCACGGTGTCAACTGGTAGAGCGTTTTCCGTTGTCTTCGAGAGTATTGAAAGGAGTCTATTATGGGACTGTTACTGCTGATTGTGTTGATCGTGCTGCTTGTAGGCGGCCTGCCCCGGTGGGGTTACAGCCGCAATTGGGGTT is a genomic window of Anaerobaca lacustris containing:
- a CDS encoding lmo0937 family membrane protein, which codes for MLWTIAVILAILWLLGLLSSYTMGGFVHLLLVLAIVVVLVRVIQGRRVT
- a CDS encoding DUF3185 domain-containing protein; amino-acid sequence: MRSKMIVAVILIGLGIVVLAYSGITYKTRGKPVEIGPLHIETTKSHFIPPVAGAVALVGGIVLLALDTRKA
- a CDS encoding MlaD family protein, coding for MMKQRFKFRHVNEITGTFVILVVVALVSAIVWTGYRQRWFRGTVTLRIVLPEAGAAGIRQGSQVYFLGTLVGTVFDVVVDEAGRMEAGTTIRSDFFRFVREDSSAVVKKKFGVAGDAYFEITRGQGEPLPRKDASIVCRELPGTMESAIEEVRRAALPVLEKFSAGLDTWTTLGEKLSTGADAWTKLGTNLDESRQHLDQLIARLDGIVAGVEQGKGTAGKLLTDSALADDLKTILHKGNVSMDQLQAILEDVQLAGTHLSAVSEALAIEAEDLPGLVLQTQQTLHELERLIEGVQKHWLIRKYIEQPQPNTRIPPSEVVP
- a CDS encoding chemotaxis protein CheB, which encodes MKRKSASKPRQRKLANAASPKTPPPQASVPFPIVGIGASAGGLDALEHFLSHVPTGSGMAFVIVQHLDPTHKGIMPELLQRTTGMKVMQVKDRTKVRPDHVYVIPPNKDMSILHGVLHLLAPAAPRGLRLPIDFFLCSLAEDQQERSIGVILSGMGSDGTMGLRAIKEKAGVVLVQEPATAKFDGMPRSAIDAGLADIVAPVDELPGRIIAYLQRTPLIAKPEIALEDRTQSAMDKAIILLRARTGHDFSLYKKSTIYRRIERRMGIHQIARIADYVRYLRENSQELDLLFKELLIGVTSFFRDPAAWEHLREQVLPALIAARSPGRALRAWVPGCSTGEEAYSLAIVFREAIEQVEAEGRYTLQIFATDLDRDAIDKARQGVYPDNIAAGVSPGRLSRFFSKEEHLYRVRKEIRETVIFAPQNLIMDPPFTKLDILSCRNLLIYLAPEMQKKLLPLFHYSLNPGGILFLGNAEAVGSFTDQFAPISTKSRIFRRIESTSRPEPRDFPPAFASITRPETDVRDVSKAPPSLQTLADELVLQRYAPPAVLVNDKGDIFYVSGRTGKYLEPAAGKANWNIFAMAREGLRLELAGAFRQALGQSGCVTLHGLKVGTNGTEQCVDVTVQRLDDPGPLQGLVMIVFIDVAAPVAAEAPLRSPKPHAPIAALEQELLRVRAEARATREEMQTSQEELRSANEELQSTNEELQSTNEELTTSKEEMQSMNEELQTLNAELQVKVDELSRASSDMKNLLESTDIATLFLDKDLRVRRFTTQATKIIKLIPGDVGRPITDLVSDLNYPTLAADVHDVLRTLVATEKPVATCDGRWFTVRIMPYRTLDDRIDGVVITFADITAAKTLEAKLRDKQAAMEDRAAGGSGKTAKRKTGKSSQADALARKRIKNRADRSPGSGRT
- a CDS encoding MlaE family ABC transporter permease, whose protein sequence is MHVIGGLGKMVWAQWDELRHAAAVIGTVLYVSVQPRYWVRTVRRAFVQQIVTIGVDSIALVCGIAVFVGITVVVQLAFWVEQAGQSQMLGPLLVAVVARELSPVLIGIVVIVRSGSAMVTELGIMRTDGCVDALEAKELSPFLFLVMPRVLATAVSTFCLTIVFILVAFASGYLFGAMVGTGNRDLLLLMDTVSRAVHPKDVLAIVSKSIVPALFAGASCCIGGLDVGESLTEVPQATQRALVRSLVGLFVISTVVSFLTYL
- a CDS encoding DUF3309 family protein, translated to MGLLLLIVLIVLLVGGLPRWGYSRNWGYAPSSVLGLLLVVVLVLLLAGYIPRGF